tgaaattatgacgtctaaataacacttgcactgcgtgggctatcaaatccactgcagacttttcttggtgcgactctattatattatatataattaaaatttaataacgaaTGCAATCGTTTGTGTGAACGCATTCAAACTTGAACGCACCATTTAGAATTGTAGTGTTGCCAACATCCACAGATTTTAAAATCGAGAGTTCTGCAGAAATTACGACCACCGTGCACATACAAAtttacacatattattaattaaatttatattcaACACTTTAATTAAAAGTGCCTTATTGAACCAttcagttactaatttaattaccgTTACTCATTTATTTCATATTGTATTTATAGATCAATTTCATCACGAATAATGAGCACTTCGAATAATATACTCAACGAGCACACTTTTTATATCATAGATAAGGTATTCTGATAGGTTTCTATATATTTACCAAAATAagaaattgtgtaaaaatattatttatttcgatTTGTTAAAAACTCAAGGTAATTTTGACGTAAACAGTTGGCAACCCTGTCCAGTTCTTTTTCTCCTCAAAGTTGTTGGAGACACGTGCGTCTTTAACGCCGAAATATCTAAAATAAGCCAAAATGAGTGAAGGAACCGCGACAATTCGCACCCGCAAGTTCATGACCAACAGGTAAAACTGTAAAACATTGAACTCTATCGGAAACAATGTGAAAAACGAGGTGAAAACTCATTGCCTCGCCATGACAGGTTATGTCTGACAACGTTTGTGATTTTGCAGGTTGTTGGCGCGGAAGCAGATGGTCTGCGATGTGCTGCACCCTGGAAAGCCTACGGTCAGCAAGACCGAGATCCGTGAGAAACTCGCCAAAATGTACAAGGTGACGCCTGATGTCGTGTTCGTGTTTGGTTTCAAAACGAACTTTGGCGGTGGCAAATCCACTGGGTTCGCGCTGATCTACGACACACTGGA
The sequence above is a segment of the Cydia fagiglandana chromosome 9, ilCydFagi1.1, whole genome shotgun sequence genome. Coding sequences within it:
- the LOC134667523 gene encoding small ribosomal subunit protein eS24, with product MSEGTATIRTRKFMTNRLLARKQMVCDVLHPGKPTVSKTEIREKLAKMYKVTPDVVFVFGFKTNFGGGKSTGFALIYDTLDLAKKFEPKHRLARHGLYEKKRPTRKQRKERKNRMKKVRGTKKSKVGAAAKK